A genome region from Heptranchias perlo isolate sHepPer1 chromosome 32, sHepPer1.hap1, whole genome shotgun sequence includes the following:
- the LOC137301048 gene encoding transmembrane protein 52-like, which translates to MDKCTVVVRTAVFILCLFQASLTEAQNCGTGPGETNGCLSSWTSLWYVWLILLTIFLLLLCGVAASCVKCCRRTKPQVPTFPARPYEVTVIAIDNDNTIHSTVSPNSSLQYVSTSRNGIPFQDANSIILPPPPYSLYAIETPPPYEAALKMAKPIEIYDPNSRGDHPKRNEEPSSTEETSVETSSALS; encoded by the exons atggacaagtGCACGGTCGTCGTGAGAACAGCCGTATTCATCCTGTGCTTATTTCAG GCTTCACTTACTGAAGCTCAGAACTGCGGCACGGGCCCCGGAGAAACTAACGG GTGTCTCTCGAGTTGGACCAGCCTGTGGTATGTATG gttgattttattgaccaTCTTCTTGTTGCTATTGTGTGGAGTGGCAGCCAGTTGTGTGAAATGCTGTAGAAGGACTAAACCCCAGGTCCCTACTTTCCCGGCTAGACCTTATGAAGTTACTGTGATCGCCATTGATAATGACAATACCATCCACAGCACTGTATCAC CAAACAGTTCGCTGCAGTACGTATCTACCAGTAGGAATGGCATCCCATTCCAAGATGCCAACAGCATCATTTTGCCTCCTCCACCCTACAGTCTATATGCCATTGAAACCCCTCCACCCTATGAGGCAGCCCTGAAAATGGCCAAACCTATTGAGATCTACGACCCAAACAGCAGGGGAGACCATCCGAAAAGGAATGAAGAGCCCAGTTCTACAGAGGAAACATCTGTGGAAACCTCATCAGCATTGTCCTAG